The following proteins come from a genomic window of Aspergillus luchuensis IFO 4308 DNA, chromosome 3, nearly complete sequence:
- a CDS encoding uncharacterized protein (COG:S;~EggNog:ENOG410PJPF;~TransMembrane:7 (o23-44i51-71o91-110i122-142o162-181i201-222o242-260i)) produces MSSGSNVQLEQKQYLLPYFESSVAVLSTIGVCLTGISLWAIAITRFSPLHAVPLCTSIACAVANGLCYYAFYTTSAPLPEAIASVFADIFWLLQEAGLPLYSYQILVHMLHGRARCFYKSTFWTALSMVVVIRIAIATMRAIQILDGSVPLTRAINFLHIGYFSSIAIAETYSSVLLIGFLRKAYQTALIVSSMRPVLRYLLWSTEIRLSGLCLVGIVRAATYPFQLVEQHAVNIPNQIDRFVYSLECLFPVLLIIDIVVPKDRGAGELHKIISVSSRDVHHARRSLPSPLDSWSSAPPVPDKQCTKGITTPESTDLTVSCRCHDTQPRQQV; encoded by the exons ATGTCGTCGGGATCCAATGTACAGCTTGAACAGAAACAGTACCTGCTCCCGTACTTTGAATCTAGCGTCGCGGTTTTGAGCACGATCGGCGTCTGCCTAACCGGAATTAGTCTTTGGGCCATTGCGATCACCCGTTTCAGTCCTCTACATGCGGTCCCGTTGTGCACATCAATCGCCTGTGCGGTCGCAAACGGTCTCTGCTACTATGCTTTCTATACAACCAGTGCACCGCTACCCGAGGCCATCGCTAGCGTCTTCGCAGATATCTTCTGGTTG CTCCAGGAAGCGGGGTTGCCGCTGTACAGCTATCAGATCCTGGTGCACATGCTCCATGGACGCGCACGGTGTTTCTACAAGAGCACCTTCTGGACCGCGCTCagcatggtggtggtcatACGCATCGCCATCGCCACCATGCGCGCGATCCAGATCCTCGACGGGTCGGTGCCGCTGACCAGGGCGATCAACTTCCTTCATATCGGTTACTTTAGCTCGATTGCCATCGCCGAAACATACAGCTCCGTCTTGCTGATCGGATTCCTTCGGAAGGCGTATCAGACGGCGCTGATCGTTTCCTCCATGCGACCGGTTTTGAGGTATCTGTTATGGTCGACTGAGATACGCCTCTCGGGCCTCTGTCTGGTCGGCATTGTGCGCGCTGCGACGTACCCATTCCAGCTTGTTGAGCAGCATGCCGTGAATATCCCTAACCAAATTGACCGTTTTGTCTACTCCCTGGAGTGTCTATTTCCCGTACTTCTGAT CATTGACATTGTTGTTCCAAAGGACCGAGGAGCTGGTGAATTACATAAGATTATCTCGGTCTCCTCTCGAGATGTGCACCACGCTAGACGTTCTCTGCCCTCCCCGCTGGATAGCTGGTCTTCAGCCCCACCGGTGCCGGATAAACAATGTACCAAAGGTATCACAACACCCGAGTCGACTGACCTGACAGTCAGCTGCCGGTGCCATGATACGCAGCCCCGCCAACAAGTCTGA